In the genome of Thermodesulfobacteriota bacterium, the window CGCGAAACTAATCCCTGTCGGCAGGTCTTCTGACTCCCAGATCGTCCTACTTACCGCGCCTTCCCATCCGCCTGCGGCGGGCAGTGGCCTTAAATGCGGCTTTCGTCCCTGGTTACAGCGGTGGGTCCGTTCCCGGTTCTCACGGGATTCCCTATTCTATCCGCCGGAGGCGGATCACCGACAGGGTCTATTCTTTTTAAACATTAAAGCTCCCCGCAGCAAGCTGCGGGGAATCTCCGTATGTAAGGTAAAATGCATCGTATTCGCTCGCTAACCCCGCTGCAAGCAGCAGGGAATGCGCTCGCTATGCATGTTCAGTCGTCAACAGAACGCTTAAGGCTGAATGCTTGCTCAGTATCATGTAACATGATCATGCTCAATGGTCAAGACTTCCCAAATCCATTTAAATTATACTCCTCTCCAGGGCTGTTGGAGATCAATCCAACGGACTCTTCACACCCAGTTTGTTTTTTGTAGCCACTGGTGCTGTCGAGGCCTTTGATATTTTTATCCAGTACATGGCGGAAAAGAAAGAGCATCGCGTTGAAGGCCTGGCTCTGGGTTGAAGAGGAGACTTGCCGTCAATATTCTGACTATTACAGAATTCATGGAAGCGACTTTTTATTTTTATGCAGCGGCTGCATAAAATTGTTCAATATAAGACAGCTACTTTGCCCCTCAAACCCCACAAAACCCCCTTTTTTGCTTGACGCCACTACCTTTTTTCTCTATGACTATGGAAAAAGACAGTCGCCAGCTAAAATGTAATGTAGGTAAGGGAACCATATGGATGAAAATTTGAAACAATCAATTCGTCAATGGGCTTCATCCGTACATTTTAGAATAAGGATATATTTCTATGGTTCTCGCCTCAAAGGTACTGCTAAGCAGGATAGCGACTTTGATCTAGCTATTGAATTTCTTGATCCCTGGATTAATCGCACCCTGACATGGATGGATTATCATGACAAATGGGAATCAAGACTCTATAAAATAACAAATTCTAGAATGCACTTAGAGCTATATGACAATGAAAATGTTCATGTTCGGAAATATGTCAAAGATAAATCTATTATCCTATTTGAATCTCCGGAAGTACCTGAAACCGATGACGAAGACTTTGAAAGAGACCTCGCTGCTTTATTGAAAAAAGATTGAGCTATTAATTGTTATACCAAGACGAAAAGGATTACTGCCATGAAATTCCGGCTGAGAAAACGGAGACTAAAGTTTCGGCAGTTGGGTTACCGGGAGCAAATAATACCAATTGTTGAAAAGGCAATGGCCGACTTCCTCTTAAGAATTTCGATAAATTCTTCATACGTTGCTTTGGGAAGTTACGACATTGCAGCGGAAGGCTTTTATAAACATAGCATTGCTGAATTCTTAGACCAAATCCCAGAACATCTATCCTTTCCGCTTGAGTTTTCACCTTACTTGAAACCTTACGTCTCAGACAAGTTCAGGAATATTATTTATTCGGATAGTCATGAGTTGATCATCGGTTCTTTTTTTAGATACTACTTTACACGGCTTCCAGTCCTCGTCTTTCACGGAAGATACCTTAATTGGCCTAAAGAAAGAGGTGCTTCAGAAGGGAATCTAGAAGGAATTATGTCGTATTCTTTTGCACGTTTCGAAACATATTTCCCCACTGCGGCGAGAAAACTTATGGGAGCTGGCCCTGAAGGCTATGATAGTATTCTTTATCAATATACTGTTGGAAAAGAAATGGCGGATAAGCACAAACTTCAAGACGACAAGATGAAACAATTTCTATATCAAAATGACGAGATCTGGCAGGACATTGTTGAGGTTCTTCCAAAAATGAAGGTTGATGATCAGGGTAAAAAAGAGAGTTGGAATATATTTTCCTTTTTTGAAATGGTGTTTGATAGCAATTTTGGAAGATTTTGGGATAGCTATCTTTCAGACTACATGGACACACTTCGCGATTGGAATATAACAGGCGCATTTGAGGGAGATGACAGACATACTTCTCCCAGCATGGAGTTTTGGGCGGATTTGGAAAAGCGGATAGACAGACACGAATTTATTTTACGGACATCTGAACCCTATTGATAAACAGGTATAACCCGCAAATCCACCGGACGGCTTACAGCCACCGGTGATTTGCAACGTTGTGCTTCAAACATAAAGATACCGAATGAGAAAACCGTTAATAAGAACAAAATACGAATTGGTTTACAAAAGCATCGATGATGCCACACTATGGTTATCTGCTCATGGGCTAAATATCGACCGGACAAGAATTGGAGAATACAAAAGGGTCTTTAAGAAATTTTTAGACAAATATAATTCTGGCAATTTCACGGTCGAAGAACAAAAAGAATTTTTCAGTACTTATGTTAATCTCGTCTATGAAACACAGGAACTTGTCTATATATCTAATGGCCTCTCTAAGTTAATTAACAGCGATCTTGACGAAAGACTAAAAAAATTCATTAAAGGTCCAGTTATAAATACAGCAGAGAACTCTGATAAATCAACAAATCTTGGAAGAAATATCGCATTCGAATTATTGATAGCTTCAAAGCTTTCTTCTTCTGGATTTGAAATTGATTTAGGTACAGAAGCTGATCTTTCAATTATTCACAACAACATTAAAATATTTATTGAATGTAAGCGCCCCCAATATAAGCACCAAATTAATAGCAACATAAAGGGTGCTTTTAGACAATTGAAAAAACGATACAATGAATATGACGGTCAAAAAAATGTTTTGGGGCTTATCGCCCTATCGGTAAGTAAAATATTAAATCCTGATTTAGACATTTTGGTTTCGTCAAATTCATTTTTGATGCATTCATACATCGAAAAAATATTGGATAACTTTCATAATGATCATAAGAAAAAATACTTAAATCCTGGCGATCAGAGAACTATTGGTATGATAGTATATTTTAGTACCCCAGTATCAATTGAGGAAGAAGGAATAGTTGCTCACTCACATTTAATTGATTTTACAAATTGTTGCGATATACACTCAAAGGAGATTGAAATCGTCAGGGAGATTGCTGAAATCGTAGATAAAGGTAGTTCGTAAATCAGTAATTAAAACAGCACAACATTTTTGTTCAGCGGACTCGGTTCCCTCGCCGCTGACAAACCCGTTATGCCGCTTTCCGCCGCGTAGTTTCGCGCAAGGGCAGTCGGGGCGCATTCAGTCAATGTTATGAACTAAGTAACTTCCCATTTCTTGATATTTAAAAAGCAGTGTCTATCCTCCTCGATTATCGCCGTTTCCAAAACCTTCAGCCGGCCTGGCCAGGCCGGCCCGGTGACAACCAAGGTATGAAATTCACCGGATTCACCGCAGGGATCGACCTTATGCGGCAACTCTTTTAGTTTCTGCAGAAAATGGGCATCAATCGGACAGCCCAGCCATTCCTTGCCCAGGATATCGCTGCGGGCGGCGACAATAATAGCCTCAAATCCCCGTCTTATAAACTCGGCCATAAGTTCCCCGGTATCCCTGTCCCAGAGAGGAAAGACCGGGGAAAGTCCTTCTTCTTCCACTACGCGCTCCAGCCACGTCCTGTGCTCCATAAGATAGATGTCCCCGCATATCAGATTTTCGATGCCCTGTTTTTTAAACTGAGCCAGAATCTCTAAGAACGCCTCCTCATAGGCATTTCCCCTGACCTCTTTCTGGATGATAGACATTCCGGCAGCCTGGGCCTGATCACAGATGAGGGCGGTGGGCAGACCGTGGGAGCGGGAGCGGTTGCCGCTATAAAAATTGACGAGTGTAGCCACCTCATAACCCTGTTCCGTAGCTAGCCGCCAGGCCAGACAACTGTCCTTCCCGCCGCTCCAGAGCGCAGCAGCCTTCTTATGGGGTTGTCCGGATGTAATGCGGCAGACGTTCATTGTTGCTCCCTGGATACCAAAAGTACGTGGGGCCTTTTGGTAACCGGATTTTCGTTAACGAGAACCACGGTTTTATAGACTGCTTCGATGGTCTCATAGGTCATAACCTCGGAGGGTGATCCTTCCTCGAAGATGAAGCCGTCTTTAAGCAGGATCAGCCGGTCGCAATACAGGCTGGCCAGGTTCAGGTCGTGGAGGACGACGATCACGGTCATACCTTCCGTGCGATTTAGCCTCTTTATGACATCCAGAATTCTTATTTGATGACCAATGTCTAAGTGAGCGGTCGGCTCGTCTAAAAGAAGAAGTTTGGGTTCCTGGGCCAGGGACTGAGCGAGAAATACGCGCTGTCTTTCTCCGCCGGAAAGCTCAAAAAGTTTCTTGTCTTTGAAATCTTCCGTATCCGTCAGTTCCAGAACCTGACGGATCACATCCCGATCTCTTTTGCCTAATTTCTGGAGGCGCCCGAGATGAGGGAATCTACCCATAGCGACCAGCTCTTCCACACTGAAAGAGAAAGTACTTTCCATACCCTGCGGCATGACGGCTATTTCTTTGGCGATATCCGAGGCAGGTATCCTGGCCGTGTTTTTGCCTTGGTACAGGACTTCACCTTCCCATGGTTTAAGAAATCCGGTTATGACCCGAAAGAGCGTAGTCTTCCCCGAGCCGTTGGGGCCGATGATGCCCAGGAAACAGCCCGGCGGGACGCCAAAAGATATCCCGTCAATAACCTTTCGATCCTGGTATCCGGCGACCAGACCGGCGACCTTAAGCAAGGGAAAGGCATCCATATTAAAATATTTCCCAGCTCTTGGTTTTCAGAATAAAAGAGATAAATACTAGTCCGCCGGCAATGCCGGTAATTACTCCTACCGGTAATTCAAGCGGGGCTATAATTGTCCGGGCGATAATATCACAGAGAGGCAAAAAGATGGCCCCGCCCAGGGCCGAGGCCGGGATAAGTGTTTTATGATTTGGTCCGACCAGGCGGCGCAGGAAATGGGGCACGATAAGGCCGACAAACCCGATCAGGCCGGAGACAGCCACGCAGGCGCCGGTAATGAGAGAGGCGGCCAGGAAGAATATCTTGCGCAGAGACTCGGTGTTTAGACCGAGATAGGTGGCCTTTTCCTCACCGAGGGTGAGGATATTTAATTGTTGGGACATAAGGAGCACGATTCCCATGCCGCAGATTATGGGGAAGGCGGCAACCCTGACCATACCGGTCTCTGTGGTGGATAGATCGCCCATAAGCCAGATTATGGTTCCGTGAACTTTATCGGTATCGGCTACAGAGAGTATCAGGAGGACGAGGGCGGAAAAAAGGAAGCTTAAGATTACGCCACCCAATATCAGGGTGGGAACGGAGAAACGCCGCCGCGCCGCCACCGCATAAGTTAGTGAAAGAGAAAGAAAGGCGCCCAGGAAGGCGGCTAAAGGTAAGGCTATCCGGCCAAAGACACCCGGCAGTCCAAAGACAATGGCCAGCGTGGCACCCAGGGCGGCCCCGCCGGATATGCCCAGGGTGTAGGGTTCAGCCAGGGGATTGCGCAGAAGTCCTTGAAATACACACCCGGCCACGGAGAGTCCGGCGCCGACCAGGACGCCGAGGAAAAATCTGGGCACGCGGAGTTGCCAGACAATGGTAGAGGCGATACTATCCTTTTCCGGCTGGAAGATAGCAGTTACTACTGAGGATAACGAGAGGTTACTCCCGCCGAAGGCCAAGCCTAGTAAGAATGTCCCTATAAAAAGAAGAAAGAGGGCTATAAAGACTTTTGTATGGCGATAAGTCATTTCTTAAAAGACCCCGGCGCCTGGCCTAACGCAGGCAGGATGAAGAAAAGAAGCTACCTTTTCCAGCCCCTGGACAAAGGTAAGAGGAGTGGGTGAGCAGACCGGATGGGCCTCGATTACATATATTCGTCTGTCTTTTACGGCCTTTAATTCTTTATATTTTTGCCAGGAGGCGACTTCCCGGGCCGTGACGTCACCCATAGTGACCAGCACGATCGCCTCCGGATTTTGCCGGAGCACTTCTTCCCGGCTGTAGCGGACATAGCGGGCCGGGGCATTATGCGCTATATTGATTCCTCCAGCCATGGAGAGGAGTTCATCGGCGAAAGTGCCTTTCCCCACGGTGACCAGCGGAGAGGCGCCCACCTCCCAGAAGACCTTTACCGGCCGGGCCTTCTTGAGCCGGATTTTTATAGCCATGATACGTTCGTTTGCCTTCTTTATGACGGATTCGGCGGTCTTTTCCGCCCCCAGGGCCTTGCCCAGGAGGCTTAAATTGCGGCAGATATCGGCAAAGCTCTTCTCCGGGGGTAGGATCAATACCCGTATGCCCAGGGAAGAGAGTTTATCAATATCCGGACGCGGGTTGGTCTCTGTGGCCAGGACTATATCAGGCTGAAGGGAGACGATTTTTTCAACATTCGGCTTGATGATGGTGCCGATCTTGGGTTTCTGTACGGCGCGAGGAGGATACAGACAGAAGGTGGTAACGCCCACAACTTTATCGGCAAGGCCGAGTTGAAAGAGACCCTCGGTGATAGAGGGGGATAGGGAGACGATGCGCTGCGGCAGGCCGCCTCCCCGGGCAACTGCCGGAGAGATGGCCAGGAACATGGCGCAAAAGATCACGCAGAGGAGACACAGGAGAGTGCCTGAATTTCGGATTTCGGATTTCGGATTTCGAATTTTAATATGGTACAACAACTTCCTCCACGTCGGTTAAGAACTAATCAGCAAAATCTCAGGCTTAAAAAGTCGCCTTAATTCCGCCATAAATACCGATACCGGGTTCCCCGTACTGGTATATGGATTGATAGTTTTTATCGGTCAGGTTATCCACCCTTCCGAAGACCTCAAGCCACTGATTAACTTCGTAGGATACCGCCAGATTTACAAGTGTATAAGAATGCATCTCGGCGGTGTTGCCCGTATTTCTATACCGTTTACCCACATATTGAGTATTGAGATTCACGTTCAGCTTTTCCAGCGGCTTGACATTTAAAGAGGCCCCCGCCGTATGCTTCGGCCGGTATATTAAATACTTGCCCTGGTATGTGCTTCCGGGGGTCTCATCTTTCGCCCCGGTGTAGGTGTAATGGGCATCGAGACTCAACCAGGCCAGCGGCTTAAAAGAGGCCGACGTCTCCCAGCCCTTTGTCTTGACCTTACCGACGTTATAATACTTCCAGGTCGTCCAATTCCAGTCAATCAACTGGTCAATCTCAGTTTGGAAGTAGGTCACAGACACCAACACCTTTCTCCCGAACAGTTCCTGGTCTATGCCCACGTCATAGCCCTTGCTCTCCTCCGGCTTCAGGTTGGGATCGCCATAGGATGAGTAGAGTTGATAGAGGGAGGGGGCGCGAAAGCCGGTTCCGTAACTCGTCCTTATCTTAGTCCCGGTTTTTTCATAGAGATAGGCCAGTGCGCCCTTGTAGGTGTCTTCACCGCCAAAGGTCTGATGATCGTCATGGCGCAGGCCAAGGGTAAAAGACAGGCCTTGAAATGGAGTCCACTTGTTCTGGATGAATAGGCTGTTGGTATCCACTTTCTTTTCCGTAATATCCCCCCCGGTGCTCTGGACGTCGCCGCTCTCTTCCTGATAATCGAAACCGGCTGTGATGGTATCCTTATCTTGAATAAAGAAATTATGCTGCCAGGAGGCCAACTTGGTGGTTCCTTTATAGGAGCTGTCAAAGCTCCCGTTTTCAGTATATTCTCTTTTTGTCTCCGTAGTCCCCAGCTTAATGCTATGCTGCCACCATGTAAAGATATCCTGATCAAGGTTTGTAGATAAACTGGTAATGTCTGAATCCTGAGCCTTATCCGCATCAACCCCCGTGTCATCATAGTCCATATTTGACTGAGCATGACGAACAGAAAAACCTGCCCGCACCGTTTCGCTAAGTTGAGCGTCAAGCCGGCCCGAGATATTGGTATCGTGGTAGTAGTCCTGTTCCGTATTTCCCAGGTCTTCATTCGCCTTGGAGATACCTTTAGTATCCAGACGGGATATAAAAGCAGAATAGCTCACCTTATCATTTGCCCCACTGACCCCGAGTTTTTCCCTGAAGGTCTCAAACGAACCTCCCTCGGTTGAAAGGTAAAATCTGGGCTTTTCTTTGCCTTTTTTGGTAATGATATTGATGACGCCTCCGATGGCATCTGATCCATACAACACGCTTTGGGCGCCACGGATAATCTCTATGCGCTCGATATTATCCGTAGAGAGGTGAGAGATACTCATCTTTCCATCGCCGGCCATTGGATCGCCTACCTTTACGCCGTCGATCATAATTAACGTATGTGCATTGTTGGTGCCGCGCAGATATATAGAAGAGTCCCCGCCGAATGAACCATTCTGTCGGATGAAGACACCGGGAACATCTCTTAAGACATCGATAACCGTCTTCTTATCCTTTTTCTGAATCTCCTTCTCTGTGATTACAGTCACCGAATCGGGAGAATATCTTAAGGGTTCTTCCAATCTACTGGCAGTTACTACCACCGCCTCCATTCTTATTGCCCCGGTATCCTCCTGTGCAGCCACCGGAGTGGATAATACCGTAAATAAACATGCAAATGATACAATAACACAGTTTAACAACCTCTTCATTTCCAATTCTCCTTCCTCCCTCGGTCAGGATGTTTTTTAGTCTGTCAGATAAGTCTCCTGGCTTGCAGCTCCCTACCGGCCGCGTCTTCCCGTCCGCCCAGACGGACAGTGGCGTTAAATGCGGCTTTCGTTCTGCCTACAGTTGCGGGGCAGCGCCGGACTTTGACCGGCTTCCTTGATCTGACAGACTTAATGCCTATAAGCTTGTTTTCAGCAATCCGGTATGCGTATTACTATCAATGCATCAGTTTAATTCCCCTTGTTTTTCGATTCGGTAGTTGCCTCATGGGAAAACCGCTCCGGATAAAGGTAGGCTGCAATTTTCTCTATAGTCTCGGCTATCCGTGGGCCTGGGCGACAGATAAGATCACAAGAAATAACGAAGACCTTGCCATTCTTTACTGCGGTTAATTTTTCCCATCCTTCCTGATCCTTTATCTTTTTCCTCAATTTTTCCGGGTTTTTACCAGCAATAATAATGACATCCGGATCCCGTTTAATAAGAGTCTCAATATCAATTTGAAAGAAGTCCTTATTGATATCGCCAAAGACATTTTTCCCGCCGGCAAGACGATAGACGTCCGTCTGGAAAGAATCACCTCCGATTGTTCCCGGTGGATCCAGGCCCATCACCCTGAAGATGGTTGGCCTTCTATCCTCCGGGATATCACTAATCTTTTCCTGGACACGTTGGATTCTTTCTTTTACGCTCTGCCTTAGTTGTTCCGCAATTAATTCTTTCCCTGTAATTCTTCCGATCCTTTCAAAAGACTCCAAAACCTGGTCAACAGTGTGCGGATAAATCCAAAGTACCTTTTGGTTCCTTTTCTCGAGTTCTTCCGCCTCTGATTTTTGAATCGTTCCAAAAGCCAAAACGAGGTCGGGTTTCAAGGCAAGAATCTTGTTTATATCCGGATTGGCAAAACCTCCCACCCTTGGTTTTTTGCTGGCCTCCTCCGGATAATTACAGCGGTCAGTCACTCCAACGATCTTTTCTCCAAGCCCAAGGGCGAAGAGAATCTCCGTGTGGGTGGGAGCTAAAGAGACTATCCTTTGAGGGGATTTTAGGACTTCTGCTTTTCTCCCCAGGGCATTTTCCTGGGCAGAGATGGGCACAGGCAAGACTATAAACATACAACCCAATAATATAACTATACATCTTAACAGATTCTTCATTTTCTAATTACCTCCTATAAGTTAAAATTTGATGTTTGATTCGCTGTCATGTCAACAACCAGACAATAATCATTCCTCCCATCAGGGCCACCAAAGACGTGGCATACAGCAGGTGTATGGCCTGTTTTATGTTTTCTATTTGTCTCGGCCGGAGAGGCTGGCCGATCAATGGACGATTGGTAATCTTGCCCTGGTAGCTATTCCTTCCTCCCAGTTGAATATTCAGGGCCCCGGCAAAGGCGGCCTCCGGGAATCCGGCGTTCGGACTTTCCGCCTTCCGGCCATCGACCAATGCGGTTTTTATAGATTGAATACTATCTTTGCCGGTCAAAAAGGCCGCCAAGGGGATAATAAGTTCGCTCAGGCGGGCGGGAATAGAGTTTGCCATATCGTCCAGCCGGGCCGAAAACCAGCCGAACTTTAGATATCTTTCGTCCTTGTAACCGACCATTGAGTCCAGGGTGTTTATGGCCTTATAGGCCCAAGCCAGCGGGGCGCCACCGATAATGGCATAAAAGAGGGGGGAGATGACGCCATCTACCGTATTTTCAGCTACAGTCTCTACCGTTCCTCGAATGATATTGTCTTTGTCGAGTGTGGCTGTCTCGCGGCTGACGATCTGGCCGAGTTGTCTGCGGGCCTGATTAATGTTGCCTGCTTTAAGGGGGGAATAGACTTTTTTAGCGGCCTGAGCCAGGCTGCGCACGGAAAGGGACATAAAGATAAGAAGGATGGCTATGGCCTTTCCGAGGTAAGGATGAAAAATGCCTGCCAAATGGCAAACAAGCCAGACAAGGCCGTAGGTCAAACCCACAATGGTTATAGTAAGAATAGCTCCTGCCAGTCGCAGGGGAATGGTAGTCTGCCGCAAGTATCTCTCCAGGGCCGTTATGCCCCGGCCAATGGCCCGTACCGGATGCGGGAACCAGACAGGGTCACCAATCAGAATATCCAGGCCGTAGGCGATCATCAGCTCAAAGGCCATTTAGAACCTCTCGAAGGGACGAGATGAGTCGGGCATTTTCTTCTCTGGTACGCACGGCAACACGGATAAAATGCTTATCTAGCCCCTGGTATGTGCTGCAATTCCGGATTAATATGCCCTTACGGGCCATCTCGTCGGTAAGGGCTGCCGGGGCGATTTTCTTGGTGGCTATGCGGCAGAGTATAAAATTGGCGGCAGAAGGGTAGGGGAGTAACCCCGGAGTTTTAGAAAGTTCAGCTATAAGCCATTCTTTTTCCAGATTAAGTTGAACAACAGTTTGTGTTGCGTAGGGGCGGTCCTTAAGGGCCTCGAGGCCGGCTGCTTGTGCCAGGATATTCACCATCCAGGGAGGCTGCATCCGACTGAGCTTTCTGACCAGGGTCTTGCCGCCGACCAGATAACCCAGGCGAAGGCCGGGTAGGGCGTAGAGCTTGGTAAACGAGCGAAGGACGATGATATTAGACGGCCTGGCGGCAAGGTTTACAAAAGAACGCTGTCCGCTGCCATCTACGAAATCGAGAAATGTCTCATCAATGACCAGAACAATTTTATATTTTTTGCAGGCATGGATTATGTTGTAGATGTCAGCCTCGGGCATGAGATAACCCGTAGGGCTATTGGGTGTACAGAGAAAGAGTATGTCCGCCTGGTCTAATCGGCCCAGGATTGTTTCCATGGGCCAGGAGAAGTCTTTATCCGGGCGGGCCTTGATGAACAGACATCTGCCGCCTGCGAGACGAACGGCGTCCTCGTATTCGGTAAAAGTTGGTATGGGGATGAGTGCCTGTTTTGGCGTCAAGACGCGGGTGATAAGATGGATAAGCTCGGTAGAGCCGTTACCGACGAGTAAGTTGTCCGGGTCAATCTCCCAGTATTCGGCGATGGCCTGGCGCAGTTCAAGACAGTCGGAGTCTGGATAGTTGGGCAGGGCATCTATGGATTTTTTGATGACCTCTTTTACGCCCCGGGGCGGGCCAAAGGGACTGATACTGGCGCTAAAGTCAAGGATTGTGGATTTATCCAGACCATAGTTATCCTGGACTTTTCGTATGTTGCCACCGTGAACTGGCCTGGTCACATCTCCTCCATAAAAACAAAAAGCCCTTAAATCCCACTAGTTGGACTTAAGGGCTGCACCCGCTTGACTTCACCCTTCTTTTCCGCGAAGAAAAAGGCCTCTATTTACGTCCTGGGCAGGTCTTCTGACTCACGGATCTGCCTACTCCCCACGCCTTCCCGTCCGCCTCAGGCGGACAGTGGCTTTAAAGGTGGGTTTCGTCCCCGAATACAGCGGCGGGACCGTCCCTGATTTGCACAGGGTTCCCTTTAACCCATGGATAGGGTTTTTATACTGCACGGCCGGTGGACTGTCAAGCGATATATATGGCCTTGAAAATCTGCAAAAAAACCTTTCTTGCGGCTGGATTTAAGTCCAGGGTCGAATTATTCGATGTAATTCGTAAGTTGTTGGATATATTGTATCCCGGAAAACTTCTGGGGGTGGAATAGAACGGTTAGTAGGACTGAGCCATTGAAGCTCCCCGTCCGCCGCAGGCGGACCTACGGCGGACGGGGAATCTCCGTATGTAAGGTAAAAAGCATAGTATTCGCTCGCTAACCCCGCCGCAAGCAGCGGGGAATGCGCTCGCTATGCATGTTCACAGCGCCGTTAAAAGGAGAACAGATGCCTAAGCTTTTAAGGATACTGATGACGATAAGTATTTTTTTGTTATTGTCATTATTGGCCCCAGTAGCCTTTGCTGGCAACGAAAGGTCCCTTTCCCGGGTGTTAAATGTCTATAACTGGGAAGACTATCTGGGTGAGACCACCATCCGGGATTTTGAAAGGAGATTTGGAGTCAAAGTCCATCTCGAAACCTATAAAAATGAAGAGGAAATGTTATCTGCCGTCCAATCAGACCCGGCGAAGTACGATATCATCATAATTAGCGGACTTTTGGTGCAGGAGATGAGGGCATTGAAACTTCTGGCACCAGTCAACTGCCGAAATATCCCAAACATTGGAAACATAGACCCTATGTTTAAAAATCCCTTTTATGACCCGGGCAACAGGTATTCGGTTCCCTATTTGTGGGGTACCACGGGTATTGCCGTAAACCGAAGGTTCGTTAAGGAAAAGGTAAATAGCTGGAAGATACTGTGGGACTTTAAGTACAGGGGAAAGATAAGTTTATTAAATGACATGGATGAGGTAATAGCGATGGCCTTGAAGACAAAAGGCTATTCCATTAATACTAATGATCCCCGGTCACTTGAGGAGGCCCGGTTATTACTTTTGAAGCAGAGGCCCCTTATTGCTGGCTATCATGACTGTATAAAAACCAGGGGCGATCTCATATCTGGGAGAATCTGGCTGTCTCACCAGTTCAGTGGCGAGGCCTGTTATGCCGCAGATAAAAATAAAGATATCGAATATGTGATTCCCAAAGAAGGAGCATCCATATGGGTTGACAACATCTGTATCCCGAGGGATTCACGAAATAAGTATACGGCCGAGGTGTTTATCAATTACATTCTCGCCCCGGAGGCAAGTGCTAAGATAGCCAATTACCTCTGGTATGCCAACTGCAATAGGGCCGCTGCGAGGTATACACTGAAGGAGATATTGGAAGACCCTGCTATTTACCCGCCGGCGCAAATCCTCCGGCGATGTGAGTTCTTTAAGGAAGCAGGAACAGATCAGGAAATAGGAAAGGGACACGCCATAAGAAATAAGATATGGTCTGAACTTATGAACAAATAAGAAAAATGGGCCTTGGAGAAAAAATTATTTTCAGGAAAAGACTGGGCAGAAAGATCAGCTTATTCTTTCTGATTATTGGGCTCCTGCCATTATTGATTTTGGGCCT includes:
- a CDS encoding spermidine/putrescine ABC transporter substrate-binding protein translates to MPKLLRILMTISIFLLLSLLAPVAFAGNERSLSRVLNVYNWEDYLGETTIRDFERRFGVKVHLETYKNEEEMLSAVQSDPAKYDIIIISGLLVQEMRALKLLAPVNCRNIPNIGNIDPMFKNPFYDPGNRYSVPYLWGTTGIAVNRRFVKEKVNSWKILWDFKYRGKISLLNDMDEVIAMALKTKGYSINTNDPRSLEEARLLLLKQRPLIAGYHDCIKTRGDLISGRIWLSHQFSGEACYAADKNKDIEYVIPKEGASIWVDNICIPRDSRNKYTAEVFINYILAPEASAKIANYLWYANCNRAAARYTLKEILEDPAIYPPAQILRRCEFFKEAGTDQEIGKGHAIRNKIWSELMNK
- the cbiB gene encoding adenosylcobinamide-phosphate synthase CbiB; the encoded protein is MAFELMIAYGLDILIGDPVWFPHPVRAIGRGITALERYLRQTTIPLRLAGAILTITIVGLTYGLVWLVCHLAGIFHPYLGKAIAILLIFMSLSVRSLAQAAKKVYSPLKAGNINQARRQLGQIVSRETATLDKDNIIRGTVETVAENTVDGVISPLFYAIIGGAPLAWAYKAINTLDSMVGYKDERYLKFGWFSARLDDMANSIPARLSELIIPLAAFLTGKDSIQSIKTALVDGRKAESPNAGFPEAAFAGALNIQLGGRNSYQGKITNRPLIGQPLRPRQIENIKQAIHLLYATSLVALMGGMIIVWLLT
- the cobD gene encoding threonine-phosphate decarboxylase CobD, whose translation is MTRPVHGGNIRKVQDNYGLDKSTILDFSASISPFGPPRGVKEVIKKSIDALPNYPDSDCLELRQAIAEYWEIDPDNLLVGNGSTELIHLITRVLTPKQALIPIPTFTEYEDAVRLAGGRCLFIKARPDKDFSWPMETILGRLDQADILFLCTPNSPTGYLMPEADIYNIIHACKKYKIVLVIDETFLDFVDGSGQRSFVNLAARPSNIIVLRSFTKLYALPGLRLGYLVGGKTLVRKLSRMQPPWMVNILAQAAGLEALKDRPYATQTVVQLNLEKEWLIAELSKTPGLLPYPSAANFILCRIATKKIAPAALTDEMARKGILIRNCSTYQGLDKHFIRVAVRTREENARLISSLREVLNGL